The following nucleotide sequence is from Psychroserpens sp. Hel_I_66.
CCAATTGCACTTATTTTAAGTTCGCAGCAATTGTATGAGGTTGAGAAAATTTCCGATAAGGTGATTTACTTAAAAGATGGTCAATATAAAGATAACAAACAAGTTGTCACCGATGAGGATAATCACCTCATTGTTGAAATTGATTGTGAAGCTAAACGCGAAGAGCTATTGACTATTTTTGAAAGTCTAAACCTGGAAAAACTAATTTATAATGGCGGAATTTATGTGTGTTATTTCAAAGAAAGCACCGCATTTTCTTCGGTTTTAGAGTCGCTTGGTAAACATAAAATAGATGTTACCTATACGAGAAATATCACAAAATCTACAAGACGATTCTTCGTTTCTTAATCTCACTTCACAATGAAAAAATTTATATATAAAACCAACCAATACTTACTTGAACGCTACCCAACAATTTGGAACACCAAATTGGTATGGATGCTCTCAATAGCGTTAGTACTTCACCTTATCTTTTTTGTGTTTGGTTTATTTACTTTGGTTAATCCTAAAATGTTACAAGATAGCAATGTAGAATATATCTTTTTTGAAAATGGATCTATATTCTTATCTATAGTCATATCTATACTACTTGTCGTTGCGTGGCTCATTAATATGTTTAAAAACAATGGGGTTAAAAACTTTTATCCATCATCGAGATTAAAATTATTTGGTCAGTTTTTTCAATACCTCATCATCATTTTTAGCTGTACAACTTTTTATTTATCGTATCAATATGGGATGAAAACCTATATTTCGGCTACGTATTCTAACGAACAGATTACCAATGAAATTAAGATTGCTAACGATGCTGCTTTGTTTCTTTCAGAAAACATAACAGATTATACGCTAAACCAGCGCAGGTTTCCAAAACCCTTTTACGAACTGTATTGCGAGGATAACTCAAAATTTATAGATTATGATAAACCTTATCTTTCTTTTGAGGATGAAGACTACCAATATTATTCACTGCGCACTGTAGAAACCAAAATAGGAGAGCCTTACAATACGCAAATTATACCTCAGCAACAGTCTTATGATGGCTCAACAAATACTGGATACGTATTTAGCAAAACAACCGATTCCCTAAGAATTTACTTTTTCAAGGATTCGGTCATTAACATGAATGCCTATATAAAAACGCCTTATCCAACTTACTATAATATGTCATCTACTTTTTATAAGTCTAAAAATGACAAGATTATAGAAGAGCCTTATGATTACAATTATAATGACTACGAAGAGTATGATTATAGTTACAACCGATCATTCTCTACAAGGCACCAGTTTAGAAACCAACGTAATTACGAACTTTTAGAGCGCAATGACAGAAATGAAATCAAAACACTGCTGGCTGACTTTTTAAAGATTTCCGACAATTATAAAATCAACCATAACCTAACAACAAATGAGTGGTTGGATTTAGTGTATCATCCCACAAATTTTGAAGTCAGAAACTTTATCAGAGACACGCCAAAAGCTAAACATGACTATAACAGTCGTGTTAATGTTGATAGAACTAAAACCGAAGAATTTTTCTACAACCGTCTCACAGATTACCATTATCAAAACAGAGCCCTTAGCAATGTCTTTGAAAATATTGAAAGCATAAAAGCAAGTGATCCAGCCGAAGGCATCCACATATTTATTTGGATCGCATTCTTTTTTGCTGCCCTCATCTTCATATTTAGAATTTCGGGACTTAAAGAATTACTTTTCAGCATCATAATCGTTGGAGTACTAACGTTGGTCATATCGTTGTTCACAGCTTTAATTTTTTATTTAGCGGGAGGCAGTGATGATGTAGTCATGTACTTTATTATCTATTTTATCTTTACTTTGGCTACGATCATATTATTGATACCTATACTTTTTTACAAGAGCATAAAAAAATTAATCGTATCCATTTGTGTAAACATCTCAATAGTTGGGTTTTCACTTTATCTACTACTTATATTGGGAATTATAACCATGCACCAAAGTGATGCTTGTCGTGCAGATCCAAATTATTATGATACCTATCGTAGTTGCGACACCGTATTTGATATTTTTGAATTTGGTTGGAGCTGGATATTATTTTTCTCCGGAATTATTTTCATATTCTTCTTCACAAAAGTGATCAAAAACTGGAAAGCACTTCCCGAAGGTTAATTTTTATGGAACAACATCTCAAAAACATATCAATACTTATTTTAGGCCTCGTTTTATATTCCTGCGGAAATGAAACAACAACCAATAAAGACCATCTTGTTTTTAGGTACAACGAACATAAAAACATTGGCTCGCTAGATCCTGCCTTTGCTAAGGACAATGCAGATATCTGGGCAATCAACCAATTGTTCAATGGGCTGGTGCAAATGGATGAAGAGCTCAACGTCCAGCCTTGTATTGCCAAGGATTGGACGATTTCCGAAGATGCACTCACCTACTCCTTTACGCTTCGTGATGATGTAGAATTCCATAAACATAATCTCTTCGGAAAAGACTCCACGCGACATGTAACCGCTTCAGATTTTGAATACAGTCTCAACCGATTGCTGGATAAAAAAATAGCATCTCCCGGAAGTTGGACGCTCAATAAAGTAGACTCCTTTAAAGCCATAAACGACACCCTTTTTGAAATCAAACTAAAACAAGCGTTTCCAGCTTTTTTGGGTCTTTTGACCATGAAATACTGTTCGGTAGTGCCAAAGGAAATCGTGGAGCACTATAAAAGTGATTTTAGAGCAAACCCAATTGGTACAGGACCGTTCAAGTTTAAACGATGGGAAGAGAACTTAAAGCTCGTTTTCCGAAGAAATAATAATTATTTTGAAACCGACAATTCTGGTAAACAATTACCATATCTCGAAGCAGTTGCCATCACATTTTTACCAGATAAGCAGAGTGAATTTTTACAGTTTGCGCAGGGCAACATTGATTTTGTTTCTGGATTGGATGCCTCATATAAAGATGAGATTTTAACTGCCACAGGGAAGCTTCGTGAGTTTTATGCTGCAGATGTTAACATGATTCGCGGTCCATATTTAAATACTGAGTATCTCGCCTTTTTTATGGATTCCAGCATTCCTGAAATGCAATCGCAAACCTTACGTCAAGCCATAAATTACGGGTTTGATAAACAAAAAATGATGACCTATTTACGAAACGGTATTGGAATTCCTGCTCATGGTGGATTTATCCCAAAAGGTTTACCTGGTTACAATGCGAATATAGGTTTTAGATTTGAGCCAGAAAAAGCAAAAGATTTGGTGCAAGAATTTAAAACCGAGACGGGAATCCAAAATCCTGAGATCACCATTACCACAACCAGTAATTATTTGAGTTTTTGTGAATATATCCAGAGAGAGCTACAAAAAGTTGGGATTACAGTAAATGTAGATGTCATACCTGCAGCAACTTTAAAAGAGGCCAAAGCCAATGGTAAATTAGACATGTTTAGAGCTAGTTGGGTGGCAGATTATCCAGATGCTGAAAATTATTTATCGCTGTACTACAGCAAAAACTTTGCAGCAAATGGACCTAACTACACTCATTTTAAAAGTAATCAGTTTGATGATTGGTACCAAGAAGCATTTACCATTACAAATCCAAAAAAACGAGAAGCACTTTATACTAAAATGGACAGCTTAGTGATGTCAAAAACGCCAATTGTTACTTTATTTTATGATGAAGTGGTTCGTTTTACTAGAAAAGATGTTTCTGGCTTAGGGATTAATCCTATTAATTTATTGGATTTAAAACGTGTTTCAAAAAATTAAATTTTCAGATTATTGTTTTCTCTTAACAATCCTAAAACAATTAAATACTGGGCAACTCCGTAAAAGAACATTGTAAATATGTCCTGATTTGTAAAATGATGATAAAACGAGCTTAAAACCGAAGAGGTATCTGCAATTAAAAATAATAGCATACCAATGATAACCAAAAGATAACTTTGTTTGTTCACAGCTTTTTTTCTCAATAGAGCAAATTGAAATGCCAAAAGTGTTACGAATAAAAATATGAGTATTGGTATCAAGAAATCTCCCATATTCTCCATTGTTAAATTTAAAATAATAAACATATAAATAAGGTAAATTCCAACTAAGGGGAATACAAAGGACAAGTCAAAATCACTATTATTGGAAAATCTACATGCGTAAAATATTTTACCTATTATAAAAAACAAACTTCCTACATATAGTATTGTAATTCCCGTCTTGAAAAGCATAATTGAGTTCGCTATAAAAAAACAGAATAAGCCTAAAAGAGTAAATAGATATTTTAATCGTTTTGATTTCCTTTCGTTAACTACATAAAACAATATTAATATGAGCATTAATAAGGGCTTTGTGATGAACCTGAGCGCATCACATCCGCTCCAAATCATGAAACATAAGTCTAAAATCAATATACTAAAGTATAGTATTGAGACATTTAAAACGTTATAAAATGTACGTTTAAACACAAGATTGGTTAGATTAGTTGGCTATTTTTTTTAAAAGGATTTACTCTAAAGTAAAAAAGTAAATATCATCATCACCTTTTCCTTTAGGTCGTCTTGATGAAAAATAACCTTTAGTACCATCTTCATTTACGATATAGCAAAAATCATCGCTTCTACTATTAATTGGTTCTGGCAACAGTTTTGGCTCAGTTGTATCTGGGTCACCATTTAAGTCATAACTATACACGTCCAAACCACCAACACCTCCAGCACGATCTGAAGAGAAATATAATACATTCTCATTGCTAATAAATGGAAACATATCCTTTCTAGGTGAATTTATTTTTTTACCAAGATTAACCACCTCACCATATTCATCATTACCTAATATTTTTACTTTAAAAATATCGGTTTGCCCATGAGCTCCATCTGCATTTGATGTAAAATACAAAGTAGAACCATCTGGTCCTAAAGTAGCGTGACCGTAATTATAACTTGGTTTACAAAAAGGTAAAGGCTCAAAGTTGGTCCAACCAACACCTTCTTTATATTCTCCTCTTTGAATATTTAGATTTATCGATTTTTGCTTACGTTTATACGATTTACCACGTTTCATAAAATTAGTGGTAATGTACATGTACTTGCCATCCTTGCTAAAACCTGCACTTGATGTATTGAATACAAATTTCTCAGATTTATTGAATTGTTTTGGGTTGATGATTTCGCCATCGTCGGTCATTTCTCCCTCAAACATCGTAAAGATCAAACGCTTGTCATTATCTAATCTTGCTCTATTTCTATCATCGAGCATGTACGATGTGTAGTATACTTTGTCTCCTTTATAAAACACAACACCATATTGACTTTTATCGTCGTTAAGCTCTAAGTTCTTGATTGTGTAGGTTTGGGCAAACCCAAAATTTAATGCCAATATTAAAATTAAAGGGCTAATAAACTTCATGTTATTTTTGATTTAGGGTTAATTTTTTCTCCATTTTTTTGTCTCTTCAAAGACGTGCTCTAATATTTGCTTATCTTCTTCGGAAAATTCAATGCCTCGACGTTTCATTACAACTTCTGCAACTTCAAACGCCTTGTTGGTTAAATATGTTGTAAAACCAGAACTTCCTCCCCAAGAAAAACTTGGAACGAAATTTCTAGGAAATCCGCTTCCGAAGATATTAGCACTCACCCCAACAACTGTACCAGTGTTAAACATCGTGTTGATCCCGCATTTGCTATGGTC
It contains:
- a CDS encoding ABC transporter substrate-binding protein encodes the protein MEQHLKNISILILGLVLYSCGNETTTNKDHLVFRYNEHKNIGSLDPAFAKDNADIWAINQLFNGLVQMDEELNVQPCIAKDWTISEDALTYSFTLRDDVEFHKHNLFGKDSTRHVTASDFEYSLNRLLDKKIASPGSWTLNKVDSFKAINDTLFEIKLKQAFPAFLGLLTMKYCSVVPKEIVEHYKSDFRANPIGTGPFKFKRWEENLKLVFRRNNNYFETDNSGKQLPYLEAVAITFLPDKQSEFLQFAQGNIDFVSGLDASYKDEILTATGKLREFYAADVNMIRGPYLNTEYLAFFMDSSIPEMQSQTLRQAINYGFDKQKMMTYLRNGIGIPAHGGFIPKGLPGYNANIGFRFEPEKAKDLVQEFKTETGIQNPEITITTTSNYLSFCEYIQRELQKVGITVNVDVIPAATLKEAKANGKLDMFRASWVADYPDAENYLSLYYSKNFAANGPNYTHFKSNQFDDWYQEAFTITNPKKREALYTKMDSLVMSKTPIVTLFYDEVVRFTRKDVSGLGINPINLLDLKRVSKN
- a CDS encoding lysoplasmalogenase family protein; translated protein: MLILILFYVVNERKSKRLKYLFTLLGLFCFFIANSIMLFKTGITILYVGSLFFIIGKIFYACRFSNNSDFDLSFVFPLVGIYLIYMFIILNLTMENMGDFLIPILIFLFVTLLAFQFALLRKKAVNKQSYLLVIIGMLLFLIADTSSVLSSFYHHFTNQDIFTMFFYGVAQYLIVLGLLRENNNLKI
- a CDS encoding TolB family protein, with product MKFISPLILILALNFGFAQTYTIKNLELNDDKSQYGVVFYKGDKVYYTSYMLDDRNRARLDNDKRLIFTMFEGEMTDDGEIINPKQFNKSEKFVFNTSSAGFSKDGKYMYITTNFMKRGKSYKRKQKSINLNIQRGEYKEGVGWTNFEPLPFCKPSYNYGHATLGPDGSTLYFTSNADGAHGQTDIFKVKILGNDEYGEVVNLGKKINSPRKDMFPFISNENVLYFSSDRAGGVGGLDVYSYDLNGDPDTTEPKLLPEPINSRSDDFCYIVNEDGTKGYFSSRRPKGKGDDDIYFFTLE